A part of Rutidosis leptorrhynchoides isolate AG116_Rl617_1_P2 unplaced genomic scaffold, CSIRO_AGI_Rlap_v1 contig485, whole genome shotgun sequence genomic DNA contains:
- the LOC139883981 gene encoding LOW QUALITY PROTEIN: pentatricopeptide repeat-containing protein At1g34160-like (The sequence of the model RefSeq protein was modified relative to this genomic sequence to represent the inferred CDS: deleted 1 base in 1 codon; substituted 1 base at 1 genomic stop codon), whose translation MALSLAYLNSILPKCTSLSLIKQFQSFLVTTGLFHHYSSRAKLLELCALPPLSNLSYALSVFHQIQAPSTDDFNALLHGFARSPEPLKVVNWYRSMLRGQRRVDALTCSFTLQACARVLALSEATQLHSQVLGRGFIADSLLSTTLLDVYAKVGDLDSSEKLFHEMVVRDIASWNVLIAGLAQGNRPLEALDLFKRMRMENWRPNEVTVLGALSACAHLGAVREGERVHEYIRDQKLDMNLHVCNAVIDMYAKCGTLDKAYFMFDNMKCKRSLITWNTIIMAFAMHGDANKALELFRHMGEDGVNPDSVSYLAALCACNHAGLVDDGIRLFNSMSKVGVPPSMKHYGTIVDLLGRGGRLWEAYEIINSMKMMPDVVLWQSLLGACRNHNNVEMAEIVSMKLVEMGSKNCGDFVLMANVYAAQERWLDVGRVXEVMKNREVKKVPALSYIEIEGVIHTFYTNDTTHLNSTEINAKLNEIRFRINEYGYTAKTSLVLHDIEAEDKENALSYHGEKLAEAFGLITLSESTPIQVIKNLRICGGCHSVFKLVSKIYNREIIVRDRVRFHRFVNGFCSCGDYW comes from the exons ATGGCATTGTCATTGGCCTATCTAAACTCGATCTTACCCAAATGCACTTCTCTCTCACTTATTAAACAGTTTCAGTCATTTCTCGTGACTACTGGTCTTTTT CATCATTACTCTTCTCGTGCAAAACTTCTCGAGCTTTGTGCTCTCCCACCTTTGAGCAACCTGTCCTATGCCCTCAGCGTTTTTCATCAAATTCAAGCCCCTTCGACAGATGACTTCAATGCCCTTCTGCATGGCTTTGCTCGCAGCCCTGAACCCTTAAAGGTCGTCAATTGGTACCGTTCGATGCTGCGTGGTCAGCGTCGTGTCGATGCACTCACTTGCTCTTTCACCCTGCAAGCATGTGCTCGAGTTTTGGCTTTATCCGAAGCGACCCAACTGCATTCACAGGTTTTAGGTCGTGGATTTATTGCTGATTCCTTGTTGAGCACTACACTCTTGGATGTGTATGCAAAAGTTGGTGACCTTGACAGTTCTGAGAAGCTTTTTCATGAAATGGTAGTGAGAGACATCGCGTCGTGGAATGTGTTGATTGCAGGGTTGGCTCAAGGGAACAGGCCTTTAGAAGCTTTAGATTTGTTCAAGAGAATGAGAATGGAAAATTGGAGGCCCAATGAGGTTACAGTTCTTGGGGCACTTTCAGCATGTGCACATTTGGGTGCTGTGAGAGAAGGCGAAAGAGTTCACGAGTATATAAGAGATCAAAAGCTGGATATGAATTTGCACGTTTGTAATGCAGTAATTGATATGTATGCAAAATGTGGCACTTTAGACAAGGCTTATTTTATGTTTGATAATATGAAATGTAAGAGAAGTCTTATTACATGGAATACAATTATTATGGCATTTGCAATGCATGGTGATGCAAATAAAGCCCTTGAGCTGTTTCGGCACATGGGTGAAGATGGCGTGAACCCAGATTCGGTATCATACCTTGCAGCACTATGTGCCTGTAACCACGCAGGATTAGTTGATGATGGGATTCGATTGTTTAATTCAATGTCTAAGGTTGGGGTGCCACCCAGCATGAAACATTATGGGACGATAGTTGATTTGCTTGGCAGAGGTGGGCGGCTGTGGGAGGCATATGAAATCATAAATTCAATGAAAATGATGCCTGATGTGGTACTATGGCAGAGTCTACTTGGAGCTTGCAGAAATCATAACAATGTGGAAATGGCAGAAATCGTGTCAATGAAGCTAGTGGAGATGGGATCCAAAAATTGCGGTGATTTTGTTCTGATGGCGAATGTTTATGCTGCTCAAGAAAGATGGTTAGATGTTGGTAGAGTTTGAGAGGTTATGAAGAACAGGGAGGTGAAGAAAGTGCCTGCTCTTAGCTACATTGAAATAGAGGGTGTCATACACACTTTTTATACTAATGACACGACTCATTTGAACTCCACAGAAATTAATGCCAAGCTGAATGAGATTAGGTTTAGGATTAATGAATATGGGTATACAGCCAAGACTAGTCTTGTCTTGCATGATATAGAGGCAGAGGATAAAGAAAATGCTTTGAGTTATCATGGTGAGAAGTTGGCTGAGGCTTTTGGTTTGATTACGTTAAGTGAGAGTACTCCAATTCAAGTGATTAAGAATCTGAGGATTTGTGGGGGTTGTCATTCTGTGTTTAAGCTTGTATCTAAGATCTATAATCGGGAAATTATAGTGAGGGATCGGGTTCGCTTTCACAGATTTGTAAATGGTTTTTGTTCTTGCGGTGATTATTGGTAA